A part of Planococcus sp. MB-3u-03 genomic DNA contains:
- the lgt gene encoding prolipoprotein diacylglyceryl transferase, giving the protein MYSVLAAIDPVAFSLGPIDVRWYGVIIATGIVIAFLVGQKEMVKRGLHPDYLTDLLIWAVPLAIVGARIYYVMFEWENYKDQPGQIIAIWNGGIAIHGALIASVIVAYIFTKRRNTPFLKVADILAPSILIGQAIGRWGNFINQEAHGGEVSRQFLENLFIPDWIINHMYIDGAYYHPTFLYESMWSLVGIIILLLLRKVNLVRGEMFFFYMIWYSVGRFFIEEMRTDSLYVIGELRAAQLVSVVAIVIGLAFIIYRRVAIKNPPRYLDK; this is encoded by the coding sequence ATGTATTCAGTTTTAGCAGCGATCGATCCGGTGGCGTTTTCACTCGGGCCGATCGACGTCCGGTGGTATGGCGTCATCATTGCGACCGGGATCGTCATTGCGTTTCTCGTCGGCCAGAAAGAAATGGTCAAGCGCGGCTTGCATCCGGATTATCTGACCGATCTATTGATCTGGGCTGTGCCGCTCGCCATTGTTGGCGCTCGCATTTATTATGTGATGTTCGAATGGGAAAATTATAAAGACCAGCCTGGCCAAATCATCGCCATCTGGAATGGCGGGATTGCAATACATGGGGCGCTGATTGCTTCGGTCATCGTCGCCTATATATTCACGAAACGCCGCAATACGCCGTTTTTGAAAGTGGCGGATATATTGGCGCCAAGTATTTTGATCGGCCAGGCCATCGGGCGGTGGGGCAATTTCATCAACCAGGAAGCGCACGGCGGAGAAGTATCGCGCCAGTTTCTTGAGAATCTATTCATCCCCGATTGGATCATCAATCATATGTACATAGATGGTGCTTACTACCACCCGACCTTTCTCTATGAATCGATGTGGAGCTTGGTGGGGATCATTATTTTACTGCTGCTGCGCAAAGTCAATTTGGTGCGCGGGGAAATGTTCTTCTTCTATATGATCTGGTATTCAGTCGGCCGTTTCTTCATTGAAGAAATGCGCACCGACAGCCTGTACGTCATCGGCGAATTGCGCGCTGCACAGCTTGTGTCGGTCGTGGCGATAGTCATCGGGCTTGCATTCATCATCTACCGGCGCGTAGCCATCAAAAACCCGCCGCGCTATTTGGATAAATAA
- a CDS encoding N-acetylmuramoyl-L-alanine amidase family protein translates to MKIIIDAGHGPGTIGKRTPDGRMREFHFNNAVAEEVKKRLAADGYTVLFSHQQDRDVPLKERTNFANRSGAELLVSIHANAAGNSYSPAQGIESFIYSTAPARTRKLGQLLQDSLILSTQRKDRGLKTADFAMLRDTIMPAVLVECGFMTHKHEAALLQSDEYRKRCARAISFAITCMEL, encoded by the coding sequence ATGAAGATTATCATTGATGCAGGACACGGGCCGGGGACGATCGGCAAACGGACACCCGACGGCAGGATGCGCGAATTCCATTTCAACAACGCTGTCGCTGAAGAAGTGAAAAAGCGCTTGGCGGCAGACGGTTACACGGTGTTGTTCAGCCATCAGCAAGACCGCGATGTGCCCTTGAAAGAAAGGACGAATTTTGCCAACCGGTCCGGCGCAGAACTATTGGTGTCAATCCATGCGAATGCAGCAGGAAATAGCTATAGCCCCGCACAAGGCATCGAAAGCTTCATTTATTCGACAGCTCCTGCCCGTACGCGCAAATTGGGCCAGCTGCTCCAGGATTCGCTGATCTTGTCGACACAGCGGAAAGACCGCGGTTTGAAAACAGCGGATTTCGCCATGCTGCGGGATACCATCATGCCTGCGGTCCTTGTCGAATGTGGATTTATGACCCACAAACATGAAGCGGCTTTGCTACAATCCGACGAATACCGCAAGCGCTGCGCACGCGCCATCAGCTTCGCCATCACCTGCATGGAACTATAA
- the hprK gene encoding HPr(Ser) kinase/phosphatase, producing MGQVTVKQVMEMFGLKLISGQEGIGRHIAISDISRPGLEMAGYFTHYPANRMQLLGKTELSFFAMLKPEERLDRMMKLCAEDTPAIIVSHGVDVPEELVIASSEKHVPVLGTNMTTTRFSSLLTNFLESRLAPTTAVHGVLVDIYGIGVLITGKSGVGKSETALELVKKGHRLVADDCVEIRQEGESTLVGHPPKLIEYLLEIRGVGIIDIMTLFGASAVRNFKRISLVIDLEIWDQDKTYDRLGLEEETMKIIDTDVTKLTIPVRPGRNLSVIIEVAAMNYRLKRMGVNAAEEFSKRLDDVISQDTN from the coding sequence ATGGGACAAGTAACAGTGAAACAAGTAATGGAGATGTTCGGCTTGAAACTGATCAGCGGACAAGAAGGCATCGGGCGCCATATTGCCATCAGTGATATTTCAAGACCGGGACTGGAAATGGCAGGCTATTTCACCCATTATCCAGCGAATCGCATGCAATTGCTCGGAAAAACGGAACTGTCGTTTTTCGCCATGCTAAAACCGGAAGAACGGCTAGACCGGATGATGAAATTGTGTGCGGAGGATACGCCCGCCATCATCGTCTCCCATGGCGTCGATGTGCCGGAGGAATTGGTCATCGCCTCTTCTGAAAAACATGTGCCGGTGCTCGGAACGAACATGACGACCACCCGGTTCTCCAGTTTGCTGACGAATTTTCTGGAAAGCCGGCTGGCTCCGACGACTGCCGTACACGGTGTGTTGGTCGATATTTATGGCATCGGTGTGCTCATTACCGGAAAAAGCGGAGTCGGGAAAAGTGAAACTGCTTTGGAACTCGTCAAGAAAGGCCATCGCCTCGTAGCGGATGATTGCGTGGAGATCCGCCAAGAAGGCGAAAGCACGCTTGTTGGTCATCCACCGAAGCTGATCGAATATCTGCTCGAGATTCGCGGTGTCGGCATCATCGACATTATGACTTTATTCGGAGCGAGTGCCGTACGTAACTTTAAGCGTATTTCACTTGTCATTGATCTCGAGATTTGGGATCAAGATAAAACTTACGATCGTCTCGGCCTTGAGGAAGAGACGATGAAAATCATCGATACGGATGTGACGAAACTGACGATTCCTGTACGTCCAGGACGTAACCTTTCTGTCATTATCGAAGTAGCCGCGATGAATTACCGCCTGAAACGGATGGGGGTCAACGCTGCTGAGGAATTCTCCAAGCGGCTTGATGATGTCATCTCGCAAGATACAAATTAA
- the ppaX gene encoding pyrophosphatase PpaX, with protein sequence MNKDITTLLFDFDGTLLDTNELIIQTFLSVLGEHFPGEYGREDVLHFIGPSLEQTFTEIAPGKVSELSDQYRRLNRTLHDELVSEYDGVAETLRTLKSRGLKMAIVSTKREETILHGLKLMGVHDVFDALVALDHVQNPKPHPEPLELALRLLEADQHEALMIGDNSHDIEGGKMPVSGQRVLL encoded by the coding sequence ATGAATAAGGATATAACGACTTTATTATTTGATTTTGACGGAACCTTGCTCGATACGAATGAATTGATCATCCAGACATTCCTATCGGTGCTCGGCGAACATTTTCCCGGCGAATACGGCCGGGAAGATGTCTTGCATTTTATCGGGCCATCATTGGAACAAACTTTTACTGAAATCGCTCCAGGCAAAGTCAGCGAACTGAGCGATCAATACCGCCGTTTGAACCGGACGCTCCACGATGAATTGGTCTCTGAATACGACGGGGTTGCGGAAACTTTGCGGACTTTGAAATCCAGAGGCTTGAAAATGGCGATCGTTTCCACTAAACGAGAAGAAACGATCTTGCACGGCTTGAAGTTGATGGGGGTACATGATGTGTTCGATGCCTTGGTAGCATTGGATCATGTGCAGAATCCAAAACCTCATCCCGAGCCGCTCGAGTTGGCCCTGCGCTTATTGGAAGCGGATCAGCACGAAGCCTTGATGATCGGCGATAACTCACATGACATCGAAGGCGGAAAAATGCCGGTGTCCGGACAGCGGGTGTTGCTTTGA
- a CDS encoding ABC1 kinase family protein has protein sequence MNQVTYLRIYRIVSMAIRFYLQVALFQRRNRGKWTPVVEQRWNELVTRQAKEYKELALKLGGLMIKLGQFLSTRADIMPPSFLAELEGLTDRVPSVPRKDIIEVLEQEWNVEHGNYLDGLSDQAIASASIGEVFKGRLKNGTEVAVKVQRPGTDRIIRADFQAMRIVIWLAKKFTPFTKQVDFDQLYVEMTETIGAELNFVRELQNGRAFADRFAEMSGVHIPVYYDEYTTRRVLVMEWIEGARITDISFIEEHGLNRHEISERLFILFLEQVLYGGQFHADPHGGNILLKPDGTIVLIDFGMIGTISERDSQAILLIAEGILFKNYEQVLDGLEDLRFLLPHADRDLLADAVERLVAAYESNELMQMDSFVVERLLKDMQDIVRTQPVQLPAEFAFFGRAASIFVGVLHVLDPNVDLFALARPRVLEWASTKREGKGIFGKEDVFRWILNSTGPARAFPKKLINFLDEPERIRHYLENKEGRSASISAICRAGCSLASSRYYRFPGFHYPSGSGTNRSSGFRRSFRRLLVGIPCHQVNKIALSKCRYGPACRR, from the coding sequence ATGAACCAGGTTACATATCTCCGTATTTACCGCATCGTTTCCATGGCGATCCGATTTTATTTGCAAGTGGCGCTGTTCCAAAGGCGCAATAGGGGCAAGTGGACTCCAGTCGTTGAACAACGCTGGAATGAGCTCGTCACCCGCCAGGCAAAAGAATACAAGGAACTGGCGCTCAAGCTGGGCGGCTTGATGATTAAATTGGGCCAATTCCTGTCAACCCGTGCGGATATCATGCCGCCGAGCTTCTTGGCGGAACTTGAGGGATTGACGGACCGCGTACCATCCGTGCCGCGAAAAGACATCATTGAAGTGCTGGAGCAGGAATGGAATGTCGAGCACGGCAATTATTTGGATGGATTATCGGATCAAGCGATCGCTTCCGCCTCCATTGGCGAAGTGTTCAAAGGCCGATTGAAAAACGGCACCGAAGTCGCTGTCAAAGTCCAGCGACCAGGAACCGACCGCATCATCCGCGCCGATTTCCAGGCGATGCGCATCGTTATCTGGCTCGCGAAAAAATTTACCCCGTTCACCAAACAAGTCGATTTTGACCAATTATACGTCGAGATGACTGAAACGATCGGCGCTGAACTGAATTTCGTCCGCGAACTTCAGAACGGCCGTGCTTTTGCGGACCGCTTCGCGGAAATGTCCGGTGTCCACATCCCGGTCTATTACGATGAATACACGACGCGCCGCGTATTGGTGATGGAATGGATTGAAGGCGCAAGGATCACCGACATCAGCTTTATCGAAGAGCATGGGCTTAACCGCCACGAAATTTCCGAGCGGTTGTTCATCCTGTTCTTAGAGCAAGTGCTGTACGGCGGCCAGTTCCATGCCGACCCACACGGCGGCAATATCCTCTTGAAGCCGGACGGCACCATCGTGCTGATCGATTTTGGCATGATTGGCACGATCTCCGAGCGCGATTCGCAAGCGATTCTATTGATTGCAGAAGGCATCCTGTTCAAAAACTATGAACAAGTGCTCGATGGCTTGGAAGATCTGCGTTTCCTGCTGCCGCATGCTGACCGCGACTTACTAGCGGATGCTGTGGAGCGGCTCGTCGCTGCTTACGAATCGAATGAATTGATGCAGATGGACAGCTTTGTCGTCGAAAGGCTATTGAAGGACATGCAGGATATTGTCCGGACGCAGCCGGTGCAACTGCCAGCCGAATTCGCATTCTTCGGCCGCGCCGCTTCGATCTTTGTCGGCGTCTTGCATGTTTTGGATCCGAACGTCGATCTATTCGCGCTGGCACGTCCGCGCGTTCTGGAATGGGCTTCGACCAAACGGGAAGGGAAAGGGATTTTCGGCAAGGAAGACGTCTTCCGCTGGATCCTCAATTCCACAGGGCCGGCGCGGGCATTCCCGAAAAAACTCATCAACTTTCTCGATGAACCGGAACGCATCCGCCATTACTTGGAGAACAAGGAAGGCAGGAGCGCGAGCATCAGCGCAATCTGCAGAGCAGGATGTTCGCTGGCATCTTCTCGCTATTATCGTTTTCCGGGATTTCATTATCCGTCTGGTTCTGGCACGAACCGTTCCTCTGGGTTTCGTCGGTCTTTTCGTCGGCTCCTTGTGGGCATTCCGTGCCATCAGGTAAACAAAATCGCCTTATCGAAATGCAGGTATGGACCTGCATGCCGAAGGTGA
- a CDS encoding competence protein ComK produces the protein MGKKNQYPVSYTICSNTYALLPYMDGHRLLTRVIEDRSEFLVEESVYKIVAKSCSFYRGSLASATLYAQKRLA, from the coding sequence ATGGGCAAGAAGAATCAATATCCTGTCTCTTATACAATTTGCAGCAATACGTATGCGCTGCTTCCGTATATGGACGGCCACCGGCTCTTGACACGGGTCATTGAAGACCGCAGCGAATTCCTGGTGGAGGAATCGGTCTATAAAATTGTGGCGAAATCGTGCTCTTTCTATCGCGGCTCCCTCGCCAGCGCCACACTCTACGCACAAAAGCGATTGGCGTAA
- a CDS encoding enoyl-CoA hydratase-related protein → METIHYEQKGNLAFITLNRPDAMNAFNYDMLAELGQVAEAIRINPDIRVVVFTGAGDKAFSVGADLKERKTLTQDQVKRNIYKIGEVFTTIENLPQPTIAMINGYAFGGGMELALACDFRIASDDTLLGLTETSLAIIPGAGGTQRLPRLIGEAKAMELILTARRLKSSEALDYGLVTRLAAGDDLAQVTGEFADSILANGPIALQQAKFAIKNGMNADMQTGLQIERKAYEITIPTEDRVEALLAFGEKRKPEFKGR, encoded by the coding sequence ATGGAAACAATTCATTATGAACAAAAAGGAAATTTAGCGTTCATCACATTGAACCGGCCGGATGCGATGAATGCATTCAATTACGATATGCTCGCTGAACTCGGCCAAGTGGCAGAAGCGATCCGCATCAATCCGGACATCCGGGTCGTCGTCTTCACCGGCGCCGGCGACAAGGCTTTCAGTGTCGGGGCCGACTTGAAAGAACGCAAGACCTTGACGCAAGACCAGGTCAAGCGCAATATCTATAAGATCGGCGAAGTGTTCACGACCATCGAAAACTTGCCGCAGCCGACAATTGCCATGATCAATGGCTACGCGTTCGGCGGCGGTATGGAGCTCGCCTTGGCGTGTGATTTCCGCATCGCGTCGGACGACACACTGCTCGGCTTGACCGAAACGAGCCTTGCGATCATTCCGGGCGCTGGCGGCACGCAGCGTCTGCCGAGATTAATCGGCGAAGCGAAAGCGATGGAGCTGATCTTGACCGCGCGCCGCTTGAAATCTTCGGAGGCGCTTGATTACGGCCTCGTCACCCGCCTCGCTGCGGGCGATGACTTGGCGCAAGTGACAGGCGAATTCGCGGACTCGATTTTAGCGAACGGGCCGATCGCCTTGCAGCAGGCCAAATTCGCCATCAAAAATGGCATGAACGCCGATATGCAGACAGGCCTTCAAATCGAACGGAAAGCATACGAAATCACCATCCCGACAGAAGACCGCGTCGAGGCGCTGCTCGCGTTCGGCGAGAAACGCAAACCGGAATTCAAAGGGCGTTAA
- a CDS encoding nucleoside recognition domain-containing protein: protein MSTVKNGLKAGLKTTWSLGKIIFPITLLITMLQFTPVLPFIIDLIAPVMGIFGLSGEAAVPLVLGNALNLYAGIAGILSLELTVKEVFILAVMLSFSHNIFIETGVALKVGVRLWVVLVVRFGLAALSGILINLFWSGGGEIAQYGFAPEVAAAPETWLGIFLLGLEKASFGVLQLAMIVIPLMLMIQILKDRHYLQKISNMMGPLTRLIGVEKNTSLTLASGLIFGLAMGAGVMIQAVQEDGVSRKDATLAFIFLVACHAIVEDTLIFIPLGIPIWPLLLIRVITALALTIFISYLWRRAEDNRKEVVST, encoded by the coding sequence ATGTCGACAGTGAAAAATGGCTTGAAAGCCGGATTAAAGACTACGTGGTCACTCGGGAAAATCATTTTCCCGATTACTTTGCTCATCACCATGCTGCAATTCACACCGGTATTGCCATTTATCATCGATTTAATCGCACCGGTCATGGGGATATTCGGCTTGAGCGGCGAAGCGGCCGTTCCGCTTGTGCTCGGCAACGCGCTTAATCTGTATGCCGGAATCGCCGGAATTTTATCGCTTGAACTGACCGTTAAAGAAGTATTCATCCTGGCGGTCATGTTATCGTTTTCCCATAACATCTTTATCGAAACCGGCGTCGCCTTGAAAGTCGGCGTCCGTTTATGGGTCGTCTTAGTGGTGCGTTTCGGGCTTGCGGCTTTGTCCGGCATCTTGATTAACCTGTTCTGGTCAGGCGGCGGGGAAATTGCGCAATACGGTTTTGCGCCTGAAGTCGCCGCTGCTCCGGAAACCTGGTTGGGCATCTTCTTGCTGGGCTTGGAAAAAGCGAGTTTCGGCGTGCTTCAGCTGGCGATGATCGTCATCCCGCTCATGCTGATGATCCAAATATTGAAAGATCGCCATTATTTGCAGAAAATCTCGAATATGATGGGGCCGCTCACACGGCTGATCGGCGTCGAGAAAAATACCTCATTGACGCTCGCCTCCGGATTGATTTTCGGTTTGGCAATGGGAGCGGGCGTGATGATCCAAGCGGTTCAGGAAGACGGCGTCAGCCGCAAAGATGCGACACTCGCCTTTATCTTCCTGGTGGCATGTCACGCGATCGTCGAGGATACTTTGATTTTCATCCCTCTCGGCATCCCGATTTGGCCGCTGCTGCTGATTCGGGTCATCACCGCCCTCGCTTTGACGATATTCATCTCTTATCTGTGGCGGCGGGCTGAAGACAATCGGAAGGAAGTGGTCTCTACATGA
- a CDS encoding IDEAL domain-containing protein, with protein MLALIDEALDHNDRKSFDTYTAQLQELKRKNNRTARVSPGGFYA; from the coding sequence TTGCTGGCACTTATCGACGAAGCCCTGGATCATAACGACCGCAAATCTTTTGACACATATACTGCGCAGCTGCAAGAGCTGAAGCGGAAGAATAACAGAACCGCCCGAGTTTCTCCGGGCGGTTTTTATGCCTGA
- a CDS encoding DUF4097 family beta strand repeat-containing protein, which translates to MQSEKERILDMVENGTISAREAVELLKAVDGGETSNSSKDYGRETYRNSRGKRGFFRPEDMFKKFSKDFSKDFSKNMSKDFNQLGDRMMHFMQTSADKLKTMEFDSPFGEAVRFEHTFTEESAELHTIIADIANGQLEVFPSQDGSIRAECSVKAFRAESPEQAKQDFLEKFVFIADDRKLRIISDLKTTQVNIVLYVPAAAFEQIVVRLFNGGFTMKRLDSALIKVKTANGKIDLKTIQFEEAELETANGPIQMMEVKGREVEAETLNGRIYVDGDIEDIDAKSLNGNVVATTRSKEAKKLEAKTLAGNVEIYIPQHLALRGEVSSNLGRMDVMLSDINSSHEQGQFMQKKMHFTKTGDVGSAGGPLLVYGETKTGSILVRYLTID; encoded by the coding sequence ATGCAAAGTGAAAAAGAACGCATTTTGGACATGGTTGAAAATGGTACCATCTCGGCACGCGAAGCGGTTGAGCTATTGAAAGCGGTCGATGGCGGGGAAACGAGCAATTCTTCCAAAGATTATGGCCGTGAAACTTACCGCAATTCACGCGGGAAACGCGGATTCTTCCGTCCTGAAGACATGTTCAAAAAGTTCTCGAAAGACTTTTCGAAGGATTTTTCCAAGAACATGTCCAAGGATTTCAATCAACTTGGAGACCGGATGATGCATTTCATGCAGACGTCCGCCGATAAGCTGAAAACAATGGAATTCGATTCGCCATTCGGTGAAGCCGTACGTTTTGAACATACTTTTACGGAAGAAAGTGCGGAACTCCACACGATCATTGCCGATATCGCTAACGGGCAATTGGAAGTATTTCCTTCACAGGACGGTTCGATCCGGGCAGAATGCAGCGTCAAGGCATTCCGCGCAGAATCTCCGGAGCAGGCAAAACAGGATTTTCTGGAAAAATTCGTATTCATTGCGGATGACCGCAAATTACGCATCATCAGTGACCTGAAAACGACGCAAGTGAATATCGTCTTGTACGTGCCGGCAGCGGCATTCGAACAAATCGTCGTCCGTCTGTTCAATGGCGGCTTCACGATGAAGCGTCTCGATTCGGCCTTGATCAAAGTCAAAACTGCAAACGGCAAGATTGACTTGAAGACGATCCAATTTGAAGAAGCCGAGCTTGAAACGGCTAACGGCCCAATCCAGATGATGGAAGTAAAAGGCCGTGAAGTTGAAGCGGAAACTTTGAACGGACGCATTTATGTCGATGGGGATATCGAAGACATCGATGCGAAGTCCTTGAATGGCAATGTCGTTGCGACGACACGCAGCAAAGAGGCGAAAAAGCTCGAAGCGAAAACCCTGGCAGGCAATGTGGAGATTTACATCCCTCAGCATTTGGCGCTACGAGGGGAAGTATCTTCGAATCTTGGACGTATGGACGTCATGTTGTCGGACATCAACAGCAGCCACGAACAAGGCCAGTTCATGCAGAAGAAAATGCATTTCACGAAAACAGGGGATGTTGGGTCTGCAGGCGGGCCATTGCTCGTCTACGGTGAAACCAAAACCGGTTCTATCCTCGTGCGTTATTTGACAATCGACTGA
- the uvrA gene encoding excinuclease ABC subunit UvrA, producing the protein MKNQEIRIQGARAHNLKNIDVTIPRDKLVVMTGLSGSGKSSLAFDTIYAEGQRRYVESLSSYARQFLGQMDKPDVDLIEGLSPAISIDQKTTSKNPRSTVATVTEIYDYIRLMYARIGKPICPNHGIEISSQTVEQMVDRLVEYPERTRMQVLAPLVSGRKGTHVKLLEDVKKQGYVRVRVNGELIDLDDNISLDKNKKHSIEVVIDRVIMKDGIAPRLSDSLESALRLGEGRVLVDVMDEEELLFSEHHACPICGFSIGELEPRMFSFNSPFGACPECDGLGMKLEVDPELVIPDWDVSLADHAIAPWRPTSSQYYPQLLQAVCSHFGIEMDVPMKELPEDQVNIILHGSDNEKIRFRYENDYGKIRDSHIFFEGVLANVDRRYRETSSDYIRDMMEKFMGQQPCPTCSGYRLKPESLAVKVNDLHIGQVVEYSITEAQAFFDSLTLSEKDRQIATMILREIQERVGFLINVGLDYLTLNRASGTLSGGEAQRIRLATQIGSRLTGVLYILDEPSIGLHQRDNDRLISTLKNMRDIGNTLIVVEHDEDTMMAADYLIDVGPGAGVHGGEIIAAGTPEKVMKNKKSLTGQYLSGKKFIPLPAERRQPNERKISIRGASANNLKNVDVDIPIGLFTAVTGVSGSGKSTLINEILYKSLAHKLNRARVKPGQHKSVEGIEELEKVIDIDQSPIGRTPRSNPATYTGVFDDIRDVYATTNEAKVRGYKKGRFSFNVKGGRCEACRGDGIIKIEMHFLPDVYVPCEICHGKRYNRETLEVKYKDKNIADVLEMTVEDAYGFFENIPKINRKLKTIVDVGLGYVTLGQPATTLSGGEAQRVKLASELHKRSNGKSFYILDEPTTGLHADDISRLLKVLQRLVDNGDTVLTIEHNLDVIKTADYLIDLGPEGGDKGGTILATGTPEDIAKVKGSYTGMYLKPILERDSARMKELVGKASTKKRKAK; encoded by the coding sequence TTGAAAAACCAAGAGATACGCATACAAGGTGCGCGTGCCCATAATTTAAAAAACATCGACGTTACGATCCCCCGCGATAAGCTCGTCGTCATGACCGGTTTATCCGGTTCGGGGAAATCATCCCTGGCGTTCGATACGATCTATGCGGAAGGCCAGCGCCGCTACGTCGAATCTTTGTCGTCTTATGCACGGCAATTTCTTGGCCAAATGGACAAACCTGACGTCGATTTGATTGAAGGCTTGTCTCCGGCGATTTCGATCGACCAGAAGACGACAAGCAAAAACCCGAGATCGACCGTAGCGACTGTTACGGAAATCTACGATTATATCCGGCTCATGTACGCACGGATCGGCAAGCCGATCTGCCCGAACCATGGCATTGAGATTTCATCGCAGACGGTCGAACAGATGGTCGACCGCTTAGTTGAATATCCGGAACGGACGCGCATGCAAGTGCTGGCGCCGCTCGTATCAGGACGCAAAGGCACCCATGTGAAACTGTTGGAAGACGTTAAGAAACAAGGCTATGTACGGGTTCGCGTCAATGGCGAACTCATCGATTTGGATGACAATATTTCACTCGATAAAAACAAAAAGCATTCCATTGAAGTGGTCATTGACCGCGTCATCATGAAAGACGGAATTGCCCCGCGCTTGAGCGACTCGCTGGAGTCTGCCTTGCGTCTCGGGGAAGGGCGCGTGCTGGTGGATGTCATGGACGAAGAGGAATTGCTGTTTAGCGAACATCATGCTTGCCCGATTTGCGGATTTTCCATCGGCGAATTGGAACCGCGCATGTTTTCCTTCAACTCGCCATTCGGGGCCTGCCCTGAATGCGACGGGCTTGGGATGAAACTGGAAGTCGACCCTGAACTGGTCATACCGGATTGGGATGTCAGCCTCGCGGATCATGCCATCGCCCCGTGGCGCCCGACGAGTTCACAATACTACCCGCAATTGCTGCAGGCAGTATGCAGCCATTTTGGAATTGAAATGGACGTGCCGATGAAAGAATTGCCTGAAGACCAGGTGAACATCATCCTGCATGGTTCCGATAATGAAAAAATTCGTTTCCGTTATGAAAATGATTACGGCAAAATCCGCGACAGCCATATTTTCTTCGAAGGCGTGCTCGCGAATGTCGACCGGCGCTATCGGGAAACCAGTTCCGATTATATTCGGGACATGATGGAGAAATTCATGGGACAGCAGCCATGCCCGACATGTTCAGGCTACCGGTTGAAACCGGAGTCATTGGCAGTCAAAGTCAATGATCTTCACATCGGGCAAGTTGTTGAATATTCGATTACGGAAGCGCAAGCGTTTTTCGACAGCTTGACGCTTTCGGAGAAAGACCGCCAGATTGCTACTATGATCCTCCGCGAAATTCAAGAGCGTGTCGGTTTCTTGATCAATGTAGGACTCGATTATCTGACATTGAACCGCGCATCGGGCACATTGTCAGGCGGCGAAGCACAGCGCATCCGCCTGGCAACGCAAATCGGATCACGGCTGACAGGCGTTCTTTATATTCTCGATGAACCTTCAATCGGCCTTCATCAACGCGATAATGACCGATTGATCAGCACATTGAAAAATATGCGCGATATCGGCAATACACTCATCGTCGTTGAACATGATGAAGATACGATGATGGCAGCGGATTACCTGATCGATGTCGGGCCTGGAGCCGGTGTACATGGCGGGGAAATCATCGCAGCCGGGACGCCCGAAAAAGTGATGAAAAACAAGAAATCGTTGACCGGCCAGTATTTGAGCGGCAAGAAGTTCATTCCATTGCCAGCTGAACGCAGGCAGCCGAATGAACGGAAGATTTCAATCCGCGGAGCCTCCGCAAATAACTTGAAAAATGTCGATGTCGACATTCCAATCGGGTTGTTCACGGCGGTCACTGGAGTTTCGGGTTCTGGGAAAAGTACCTTGATCAATGAGATCCTCTACAAATCATTGGCCCATAAACTGAACCGTGCGCGGGTCAAGCCAGGCCAGCACAAATCGGTGGAAGGTATCGAAGAACTGGAAAAAGTCATCGATATTGACCAGTCACCGATCGGGCGCACACCGCGTTCCAACCCGGCGACCTACACAGGCGTGTTCGATGATATCCGGGATGTTTACGCGACGACCAATGAAGCGAAAGTGCGCGGCTATAAAAAAGGACGCTTCAGCTTCAACGTCAAAGGCGGGCGTTGTGAAGCCTGCCGCGGCGACGGCATCATCAAAATCGAAATGCATTTCCTTCCGGATGTCTACGTGCCGTGTGAAATCTGCCACGGCAAACGCTATAACCGCGAAACGCTGGAAGTGAAATATAAAGATAAAAACATTGCAGACGTGTTGGAAATGACGGTGGAAGATGCTTATGGATTCTTCGAGAATATCCCGAAAATCAACCGTAAATTGAAAACCATCGTCGATGTCGGGCTCGGCTATGTGACACTCGGGCAGCCGGCGACTACACTGTCCGGTGGGGAAGCGCAGCGTGTCAAATTGGCTTCAGAGTTGCATAAACGCTCCAATGGCAAGTCGTTCTATATTCTGGATGAACCGACGACCGGGCTCCACGCCGATGATATTTCACGCTTATTGAAAGTGCTGCAAAGACTAGTGGACAATGGCGATACCGTGTTGACGATCGAGCACAATCTCGATGTCATCAAAACGGCCGATTACTTGATTGACCTTGGCCCGGAAGGCGGAGACAAAGGCGGCACGATCTTGGCCACTGGCACGCCGGAAGATATCGCTAAAGTCAAAGGATCTTATACAGGCATGTATTTGAAGCCGATCCTCGAGCGGGACAGTGCACGCATGAAAGAACTTGTCGGCAAGGCAAGCACTAAGAAAAGAAAAGCAAAGTGA